The genomic region TGTGCCGCTGCCCCTTCCGCACCGTCCACGCCCCGTCCAACGGGATCGACATCTCGACTCCCACCGAACCCAAGGGCGAAGACGACATCCGCAAGACGCTGGCCAGCATGGACTTCGCCCACCGCGTCGGCGCCGGCGCCTTTGTCATCCATCCGGTCAACGCCGAATACCCCCTGAACCTCGACGAGCGTCAGCACCGCCGGCGCGTCTTCCTGCACACGTTCCGCAACCAGATCGTCCCCCACTACCGCGACAGGGGCTATACGTTCGATCTGTGCCTGGAGAACATCGAGTTCAGCAAGTACCCGGCCATGCTCGAGGAACTCATCGAACTCCAGGAGACCTGCAGCCAGTGGGCCCCGGTCAAGGTCGTCCTCGACGTCCCCCACATCTGGAACACCCGCCGGATCGTCCAGGAGAACGAGGATCGGCGGCGGGCGATGTACCAGCCGTCGCTGGATGTCGGCCTGGTCGAGCAGGTGGCCGGTTTCATCGAGCAGTACCGCGACCGGATCGCGTTCTACCACCTGGCCAACTTCGGCGTCGATCCGGTTCGCACCCACGACCCGATCACCCCTACCAAGATCCATCCCGAACTCAAGGAGATCCTCCCGCTCCTGAGCGACAAGTCCATCATTCTGGAGGTCTACACCGGACCGAGGGACAAGCTCAAGGAGTCGGAACGAACGGTCAGATCGTTCGTCGGATCGCCATGAACCGCGAATACTATCAACACCCAGCCATCGCCGATCGCATCAGGGAA from Phycisphaerae bacterium harbors:
- a CDS encoding TIM barrel protein, encoding MGQTYVGFAISDCNPQQRNLLEVLEFLNPADGVELQPEFGIWDVDAAMDLLCRCPFRTVHAPSNGIDISTPTEPKGEDDIRKTLASMDFAHRVGAGAFVIHPVNAEYPLNLDERQHRRRVFLHTFRNQIVPHYRDRGYTFDLCLENIEFSKYPAMLEELIELQETCSQWAPVKVVLDVPHIWNTRRIVQENEDRRRAMYQPSLDVGLVEQVAGFIEQYRDRIAFYHLANFGVDPVRTHDPITPTKIHPELKEILPLLSDKSIILEVYTGPRDKLKESERTVRSFVGSP